The following coding sequences lie in one Myxococcales bacterium genomic window:
- a CDS encoding TldD/PmbA family protein, whose protein sequence is MPADSPARELCATALGRAKKHADVSHVEIRWVRERGERLRVRDGAPEGISKNSAAGFSARLIARGAWGFACTQAATDADLARMVDEAVAVARASARLAARPVSFPERRGERGNYSCPVQIDPFGISLEQKLGDLTGPEAELRRGGSPIHSAEAWMHWTEVDKLLLTSEGTDVAQRFVYGGIGMMAIAVGSDGRMQRRSYPGFPGSEGLQGGYEIVALTDLMGAAARVRSEAIDLLSADPCPEGTRDLILGSNQMALQVHESCGHPTELDRALGAEISLAGGSFLQPKDLGKLRYGSDIVTLTADSTEPGGLGTFGWDDEGTPATKAPLVREGIFVDYLSSRETAAALGRESTATVRAESWNRVPMIRMVNVSLEPRSGSLEDLIADTADGILLDVNQSWSIDDLRLNFQFSCELGWEIKRGKRVRLLRDSRYTGITPKFWQSCDAICGAAESRIWGLMLCGKGDPMQTMAVAHAAAPARFRQVEIGHT, encoded by the coding sequence ATGCCCGCCGATTCGCCGGCTCGTGAGCTCTGCGCGACGGCGCTCGGGCGAGCCAAGAAGCACGCCGACGTATCCCACGTCGAGATCCGCTGGGTGCGTGAGCGTGGTGAACGCCTGCGCGTGCGCGACGGCGCGCCCGAGGGCATTTCGAAGAACAGCGCAGCCGGTTTCTCCGCGCGCTTGATCGCAAGAGGCGCGTGGGGGTTCGCTTGCACCCAGGCGGCTACGGACGCCGACCTCGCACGCATGGTCGACGAGGCGGTCGCCGTCGCGCGCGCCAGTGCGAGGCTCGCCGCGAGACCCGTGAGCTTTCCCGAGCGCAGAGGCGAGCGGGGCAACTACAGCTGCCCAGTGCAGATTGATCCATTTGGCATCAGCCTCGAGCAGAAACTCGGGGATCTCACCGGGCCCGAGGCGGAGCTGAGACGCGGCGGTTCCCCCATCCACAGCGCCGAAGCCTGGATGCACTGGACGGAGGTCGATAAACTTCTCCTGACCAGCGAGGGCACCGACGTCGCGCAGCGCTTCGTCTATGGCGGCATCGGAATGATGGCCATCGCGGTGGGTAGCGATGGACGCATGCAGCGTCGATCGTATCCGGGCTTTCCCGGCTCCGAGGGCCTGCAAGGCGGCTATGAAATCGTCGCCCTCACTGATCTGATGGGAGCCGCCGCGCGAGTGCGCAGCGAAGCCATCGACTTGCTGAGCGCCGACCCCTGCCCCGAGGGAACGCGGGACCTGATCCTCGGCAGCAATCAGATGGCGTTGCAGGTCCACGAGTCGTGTGGGCACCCAACGGAGCTCGATCGCGCCCTCGGCGCCGAGATTTCCCTGGCCGGCGGCTCCTTCCTCCAGCCCAAAGACCTGGGCAAGCTGCGCTACGGCTCGGACATCGTGACCCTGACCGCCGACTCGACCGAGCCAGGCGGGCTGGGCACCTTTGGCTGGGACGACGAGGGCACCCCGGCCACCAAGGCACCGCTGGTCCGCGAGGGGATCTTCGTCGACTACCTCTCTTCTCGCGAGACCGCCGCTGCGCTCGGTCGTGAGTCGACCGCAACGGTGCGCGCCGAGAGCTGGAACCGCGTGCCCATGATCCGCATGGTCAACGTCTCGCTGGAACCGCGGAGTGGCAGCCTGGAAGATCTCATCGCCGACACGGCAGATGGCATCCTGCTCGACGTCAATCAGAGCTGGAGCATCGACGACCTGAGGTTGAACTTTCAGTTTTCGTGCGAGCTGGGCTGGGAGATCAAACGCGGCAAGCGCGTGCGCTTGCTCCGGGACTCGCGCTACACCGGCATCACTCCGAAGTTCTGGCAGAGCTGCGACGCAATCTGTGGCGCCGCGGAGTCCCGGATCTGGGGGCTCATGCTGTGTGGCAAGGGCGACCCGATGCAGACGATGGCCGTGGCGCACGCTGCAGCGCCAGCGCGCTTCCGCCAGGTCGAGATCGGGCATACATGA
- a CDS encoding TldD/PmbA family protein, producing the protein MKADELTELLKRALDRAGEPEAEAYASFARRGFARFAVGDLGQHMQLEEPSVVVRVARDRRVVEASVAELDEAAIVNALKDAARAAPSVPRDESFPGFAGADEPAPPPVARFARSTAEASADERVTLLEPVFRRIERAGLIATGVLDTTSRIEAVATSHGLLRSYQSTLASFKVWALESAGGGGAAGHGMCAHTDVTQLSLEAETERAVTDAERGKNPGSLPAGAYDAVLGPLAFAELIEWLGMIGLGARELEQGMSPLSGRMGERITGELLSVFEDPLGPHAFSAPFDREGVARRQVPLLRRGVAQAVVHDRATAARAGISSTGNACPPGGFASGGPTPSSLVVEGGEAASLDELIGGLGRGLYVRRLHYVNGYLEPRRAVMTGLTRDGTFLVEHGKIVGAVESMRFTDSLLEALERADGMTADRVLVPNWWSAGGSVAAPGVRIRGLTFSSGSREK; encoded by the coding sequence ATGAAGGCCGACGAGCTCACCGAGTTGCTGAAGCGTGCGCTCGACCGCGCCGGAGAGCCCGAGGCTGAAGCCTACGCGAGCTTCGCCCGGCGTGGCTTCGCTCGCTTCGCCGTCGGTGACCTCGGACAGCACATGCAGCTCGAGGAGCCGTCGGTGGTCGTGCGGGTGGCGCGGGATCGGCGGGTGGTCGAGGCCAGCGTCGCAGAGCTCGACGAAGCCGCGATCGTGAACGCTCTGAAGGACGCGGCGCGAGCCGCCCCGAGTGTGCCGCGCGACGAGAGTTTCCCGGGCTTCGCCGGCGCGGACGAGCCGGCTCCGCCGCCCGTCGCGCGCTTCGCCCGGAGCACGGCGGAGGCGAGCGCAGACGAGCGAGTCACGCTGCTCGAGCCGGTATTTCGCCGCATCGAGCGCGCAGGGTTGATCGCAACCGGTGTGCTCGACACGACCTCGCGAATCGAAGCCGTTGCCACGAGCCACGGGCTCCTGCGTTCGTACCAGAGCACACTCGCGTCGTTCAAGGTCTGGGCGCTGGAGAGCGCCGGCGGCGGCGGGGCTGCCGGGCACGGCATGTGCGCTCACACCGACGTGACACAGCTCTCGCTCGAAGCCGAGACAGAGCGGGCCGTGACCGACGCCGAGCGCGGGAAGAATCCCGGCTCGCTGCCCGCCGGCGCCTACGACGCTGTGCTCGGTCCCCTGGCGTTCGCCGAACTGATCGAGTGGCTGGGTATGATTGGCCTCGGTGCGCGAGAGCTCGAACAAGGCATGAGCCCGCTCTCCGGCCGTATGGGTGAGCGCATCACCGGCGAGTTGTTATCCGTGTTCGAAGATCCGCTCGGCCCCCACGCGTTCTCTGCTCCGTTCGATCGCGAAGGGGTGGCTCGCCGCCAGGTCCCGTTGCTCCGCCGGGGCGTGGCCCAAGCGGTCGTGCACGATCGCGCCACCGCCGCCCGCGCCGGCATTAGTTCGACCGGCAACGCTTGCCCGCCGGGTGGGTTTGCCTCCGGAGGCCCGACCCCATCGTCGTTGGTCGTCGAGGGCGGAGAGGCCGCCAGCCTCGACGAGCTGATCGGTGGTCTCGGGCGCGGACTTTATGTGCGACGGCTGCACTACGTGAACGGCTACCTGGAACCCCGACGCGCCGTGATGACCGGACTGACCCGGGACGGGACGTTTCTGGTGGAGCACGGCAAGATCGTCGGGGCCGTAGAGAGCATGCGCTTCACCGACAGCCTGCTCGAGGCGCTGGAACGGGCCGATGGCATGACCGCCGACCGCGTCTTGGTTCCGAACTGGTGGTCGGCCGGCGGCTCGGTCGCAGCCCCGGGCGTGCGGATCCGAGGGCTCACTTTCTCGTCCGGAAGCCGCGAGAAGTGA
- a CDS encoding EAL domain-containing protein: MTDRRQLNWTASDAEIAKAVAGATKSTRFLTADDLDVHFQPIVSIKTGQVFAQEALVRCKVPEYRNPTHLFHRAVEEKSTGRLGRPIRDVAFSRGAGHRLFVNVHPDELSSRWLVRPDDPLNYHDSEVFLEITESAAFEYFDLCKGVLKELCSRAQVHLVVDDLGAGHSNLKRVLDLEPDVVKLDRELIIELDKSRRQQILVRAVTGLCRELGATVVAEGIETLDELKAVRDCGVDFAQGYLLAKPAYPIPQVNWPL, translated from the coding sequence ATGACCGATCGTCGGCAACTCAACTGGACTGCAAGCGATGCAGAGATCGCAAAAGCGGTGGCCGGTGCAACCAAGAGCACGCGCTTTTTGACCGCTGACGATCTGGACGTGCATTTTCAGCCGATCGTCTCGATCAAGACGGGGCAGGTCTTCGCCCAAGAGGCCTTGGTGCGCTGCAAGGTCCCGGAGTACCGAAATCCGACCCACTTGTTCCACCGCGCGGTGGAAGAGAAGTCCACGGGGCGACTGGGGCGCCCGATTCGAGATGTTGCGTTCTCACGCGGCGCCGGCCATCGGCTGTTCGTGAACGTACACCCGGACGAGCTGAGCTCGCGCTGGTTGGTCCGCCCGGACGACCCGCTGAACTATCACGACTCGGAGGTCTTCTTGGAGATCACCGAGTCCGCTGCCTTCGAGTACTTCGATCTCTGCAAGGGCGTGCTCAAGGAGCTGTGCTCCCGCGCCCAGGTCCATTTGGTGGTCGACGATCTGGGCGCCGGCCACAGCAATCTGAAGCGGGTGCTCGATCTCGAGCCGGACGTCGTCAAGCTCGATCGCGAGCTGATCATCGAGCTCGACAAGAGCCGGCGGCAGCAGATCTTGGTCCGCGCAGTGACGGGGCTCTGCCGAGAGCTCGGCGCCACCGTGGTGGCCGAGGGCATCGAGACGCTCGACGAGCTCAAGGCGGTGCGGGACTGTGGCGTCGACTTCGCACAAGGCTACCTGCTCGCGAAGCCCGCGTACCCCATCCCCCAGGTCAACTGGCCACTCTGA